One window of Hymenobacter sp. BRD128 genomic DNA carries:
- a CDS encoding ribulokinase produces MSTQSDSPAYVIGLDYGTDSVRALLVDARTGAEVAQAVHYYPRWKQGQYCNPAKNRFRQHPLDHLEGLEATVREVAAKVPAAQILGLAIDTTGSTPGPVNEQGQLLGMLPEFAENPNALFILWKDHTALAEAAEINHKARTWGGEDFTKYEGGIYSSEWFWAKIMHIVRQDEAVANAAYSWMEHCDWLTLTLTGQPLAEFKRSRCAAGHKALWHASWGGLPPEEFLTHLDPKLAGLRNRLFTETYTADEVAGHLSEEWASRLGLTTSTVIAVGSFDAHAGAVAGEIESYSMVKVMGTSTCDIVVAPTAEVGDHLVAGICGQVDGSVIPGMLGLEAGQSAFGDLLAWFRQMLEWPLQAVQSKVLTAEQQAAYRQELSDNLIVQLTKAAAEVDPAESHVLALDWVNGRRTPDANQALKGALTGLTMGTSAPQVFRALVEAICYGSKQIVERFEREGIPIKQVIGIGGVAKKSAFVMQTLADVLDRPIKIAMSEQAPALGAAMYAAVAAGIYPDVLAAQKALGSGFAETYTPNPASVAQYATRYAQYQALGRFVESATPSHSQAPILEPETPAIATA; encoded by the coding sequence GTGTCCACTCAATCCGACTCCCCGGCCTACGTTATCGGCCTCGACTACGGCACCGACTCGGTGCGGGCGCTGCTCGTCGATGCCCGCACGGGCGCCGAAGTAGCGCAGGCCGTGCATTACTACCCGCGCTGGAAGCAGGGCCAGTACTGCAACCCCGCCAAGAACCGCTTCCGCCAGCACCCCCTCGACCACCTCGAAGGCCTCGAAGCCACGGTGCGCGAAGTAGCTGCCAAAGTGCCCGCCGCGCAGATTCTGGGGCTAGCCATCGACACCACCGGCTCCACGCCCGGCCCCGTGAACGAGCAGGGCCAGCTGCTGGGCATGCTGCCCGAGTTTGCCGAAAATCCCAACGCGCTGTTCATCCTTTGGAAAGACCACACGGCCCTAGCCGAGGCGGCCGAAATCAACCACAAGGCCCGCACCTGGGGCGGCGAGGATTTCACCAAGTACGAGGGCGGTATCTACTCGTCGGAGTGGTTTTGGGCCAAAATCATGCACATCGTGCGCCAGGATGAGGCCGTGGCCAACGCCGCCTACTCCTGGATGGAGCACTGCGACTGGCTCACGCTAACCCTCACCGGCCAGCCGCTGGCCGAGTTTAAGCGCAGCCGCTGCGCCGCCGGCCACAAGGCTTTGTGGCACGCGAGTTGGGGCGGCCTGCCCCCCGAGGAGTTTCTCACTCACCTCGACCCTAAGCTGGCCGGCTTGCGCAATCGATTGTTCACGGAAACGTACACGGCCGATGAAGTAGCCGGGCATTTGTCGGAAGAATGGGCTAGCCGCCTGGGCCTGACTACCAGCACGGTAATCGCGGTGGGCTCGTTCGATGCCCACGCGGGCGCCGTGGCCGGTGAGATTGAGTCCTATTCGATGGTGAAGGTGATGGGCACCAGCACCTGCGACATTGTAGTGGCCCCGACCGCCGAAGTGGGCGACCACCTAGTGGCCGGCATCTGCGGGCAGGTCGATGGCTCGGTTATTCCCGGCATGCTGGGTCTGGAGGCCGGGCAGTCGGCCTTCGGCGACCTGCTGGCCTGGTTCCGCCAGATGCTGGAGTGGCCGCTGCAAGCGGTGCAATCGAAGGTGCTGACGGCCGAGCAGCAGGCTGCCTACCGCCAGGAGCTGAGCGACAACCTCATCGTGCAGCTCACCAAAGCCGCCGCCGAAGTAGACCCCGCCGAAAGCCACGTGCTAGCCCTCGACTGGGTAAACGGCCGCCGCACGCCCGACGCCAACCAGGCGCTGAAAGGCGCCCTCACCGGCCTGACGATGGGCACCTCGGCCCCGCAGGTTTTCCGGGCCCTGGTCGAGGCCATTTGCTACGGCTCGAAGCAGATTGTGGAGCGCTTCGAGCGCGAAGGCATCCCGATTAAGCAGGTTATCGGCATTGGCGGGGTGGCCAAAAAGTCGGCCTTCGTGATGCAGACCCTAGCCGACGTGCTCGACCGGCCCATCAAAATCGCCATGTCGGAGCAGGCACCGGCGCTGGGCGCGGCCATGTACGCCGCCGTGGCCGCCGGCATCTACCCCGATGTGCTGGCCGCCCAAAAGGCGCTCGGCAGCGGCTTTGCCGAAACCTATACCCCCAACCCGGCCAGCGTGGCCCAGTACGCCACCCGCTACGCGCAGTACCAGGCGCTGGGCAGGTTTGTGGAAAGCGCCACGCCCAGCCACTCGCAAGCGCCGATACTGGAACCCGAAACCCCCGCCATTGCCACCGCATGA
- a CDS encoding NPCBM/NEW2 domain-containing protein, with translation MNNLARVILGGLLVVGAQPGLAQKAAPTSDFHQWAATPPMGWNSWDCYGPTVTEAETKANADYMAQHLKASGWEYVVVDIRWYVGNDTAHGYNEKDPAWNIDQYGRFVPAPNRFPSAAGGRGFKPLADYMHAKGLKFGIHLMRGVPVVAVQRRLPIKGTKLTAADIYSPDGQAAWLHDMYTVVASRPGAQEYYNSLFELYASWGVDFVKIDDLSEPYHAGEIELIRKAIDRTGRKIVFSMSPGETPVADARHAQQHANMWRTVGDFWDSWEQLKEHFDVCQRWAPYSSTGAWPDADMLPLGRLGIRAERGDDRQTRFTPDEQRTLMTLWNIFRSPLMFGGDLPSTQPATLALLTNPRVLAVNRASTHNRQLFRRGDLVGWVADDPTTGDKFLALFNAQDQELAPASAAAGASPLLTRQTPQATLEVDLAGARNLYLSVRGGADGTAWDHADWLNPVLVSADGTHTVPLNTLPWQSATAGWGQTTANKSVSGGPLVVAGQTYPAGIGTHANSLITYAVPPGYARLRTGVGLDKAAAGQNTGGTVQFLVFTKSPLLPAPADSVRVPVTMQELGLASGATVEDLWIGRRVGVFSQEFAPYIRRHGAGFYRLAKPKASK, from the coding sequence ATGAATAACCTTGCGCGCGTAATACTGGGCGGGCTGCTGGTAGTGGGCGCTCAGCCTGGGCTAGCTCAAAAAGCCGCTCCTACAAGCGACTTTCACCAGTGGGCCGCCACGCCCCCGATGGGCTGGAACAGCTGGGACTGCTACGGCCCCACCGTGACTGAGGCCGAAACCAAGGCCAATGCCGACTACATGGCTCAGCACCTGAAGGCCAGCGGCTGGGAATACGTGGTGGTTGACATTCGCTGGTACGTGGGCAACGACACCGCCCACGGCTACAACGAGAAAGACCCCGCCTGGAACATCGACCAGTACGGCCGCTTCGTGCCCGCGCCCAACCGCTTCCCGTCGGCCGCCGGCGGCCGGGGCTTTAAGCCGCTAGCCGATTATATGCACGCCAAGGGACTGAAATTCGGCATTCACCTCATGCGCGGCGTGCCGGTGGTGGCCGTGCAGCGCCGGCTGCCCATCAAAGGCACCAAGCTCACGGCGGCCGACATTTACAGCCCGGACGGCCAGGCGGCGTGGCTGCACGACATGTACACGGTGGTAGCTAGCCGGCCCGGCGCGCAGGAATATTACAACTCGCTGTTTGAGCTGTACGCGAGCTGGGGCGTTGATTTTGTGAAGATTGACGACCTCTCGGAGCCCTACCACGCGGGCGAGATTGAGCTGATTCGCAAGGCCATCGACCGCACGGGGCGCAAAATCGTGTTCAGCATGTCGCCGGGCGAAACGCCCGTTGCCGACGCCCGGCACGCCCAGCAGCACGCCAACATGTGGCGCACCGTGGGCGACTTCTGGGACTCGTGGGAGCAGCTCAAGGAGCACTTCGACGTGTGCCAGCGCTGGGCGCCGTATAGCAGCACCGGGGCCTGGCCCGATGCTGACATGCTGCCGCTGGGCCGCCTGGGCATCCGGGCCGAGCGCGGGGACGACCGCCAGACTCGCTTTACGCCCGACGAGCAGCGCACGCTCATGACCTTGTGGAACATCTTCCGCTCGCCGCTCATGTTTGGCGGCGATTTGCCCAGCACCCAGCCCGCCACGCTAGCCCTGCTTACCAACCCGCGGGTGCTGGCCGTGAACCGCGCCAGCACCCACAACCGCCAGCTCTTCCGGCGCGGCGACCTCGTGGGCTGGGTGGCCGACGACCCCACCACCGGCGACAAATTTCTGGCCCTCTTCAATGCCCAGGACCAGGAGCTGGCCCCCGCCAGCGCGGCCGCCGGGGCCAGCCCCCTCCTTACGCGTCAGACGCCCCAGGCCACGCTGGAAGTAGACCTGGCCGGTGCCCGAAACCTTTACCTGAGCGTGCGCGGCGGAGCCGATGGCACTGCCTGGGACCACGCCGACTGGCTAAACCCGGTGCTGGTGAGCGCCGACGGCACCCACACAGTGCCCCTCAACACGCTGCCCTGGCAGTCGGCCACCGCCGGCTGGGGCCAAACCACCGCCAACAAAAGCGTGAGCGGCGGCCCGCTGGTTGTGGCCGGCCAAACCTACCCGGCCGGCATTGGCACGCACGCCAACTCACTGATTACCTACGCGGTGCCACCCGGCTACGCCCGCCTGCGCACCGGCGTGGGCCTCGATAAAGCTGCCGCGGGGCAGAATACGGGCGGCACCGTGCAGTTTCTGGTATTCACCAAGAGCCCCCTGCTGCCCGCGCCCGCCGACTCGGTGCGCGTGCCCGTGACCATGCAGGAGCTGGGGCTGGCTAGCGGCGCCACCGTGGAGGATTTATGGATCGGCCGCCGGGTGGGGGTTTTCTCCCAGGAGTTTGCGCCCTACATTCGGCGGCACGGGGCGGGCTTTTACCGCCTTGCCAAGCCCAAGGCCAGTAAGTAG
- a CDS encoding aldose epimerase family protein has product MPNSSRLGVLAAGFGSALLLAACSSTPTSTSQETATTSAPADSAATGASASATMPTSASFGKTADGTEIQLFTLTNKNGLKATISTYGGTLTSLLVPDKAGKMSDVILGFDNVSGYLSPEFRKSNPYFGALIGRYGNRIAKGQFTIDGKTYHVGLNNNGNSLHGGTVGFNQKVWTAKPGTSADGQTLTLTYLSKDGEEGYPGNLHVTVTYTLTDANALKIDYAATTDKATPVNLTNHAYFNLALGQSKDVLAHQVTIPADRYTVVDDKLIPTGELKPVKGTPFDFTSPHAIGERIAQVPGGYDHNWALNNTTGQHSAATVYEPTTGRTLEVTTDEPGVQFYTGNFLDGSLKGKDGVVYGKHAGFCLETQHFPDSPNQPKFPSTILKPGETYHTTTSYTFGVRK; this is encoded by the coding sequence ATGCCTAATTCTTCCCGCCTTGGCGTACTTGCCGCCGGCTTTGGCAGCGCTCTGCTGCTCGCCGCCTGCTCGTCTACTCCCACCTCCACCAGCCAGGAAACGGCTACTACCTCGGCCCCGGCCGACTCGGCCGCTACTGGCGCCAGCGCCTCCGCTACCATGCCCACTTCCGCTTCGTTTGGCAAAACTGCCGACGGCACCGAAATCCAGCTTTTTACCCTTACCAATAAAAATGGCCTGAAGGCCACCATCAGCACCTACGGCGGCACGCTTACCAGCCTGCTCGTGCCAGATAAGGCCGGCAAAATGAGCGACGTTATCCTGGGCTTCGACAACGTGAGCGGCTACCTCAGCCCCGAGTTCCGGAAGTCGAACCCGTACTTCGGGGCCCTCATCGGGCGCTACGGCAACCGCATCGCCAAGGGCCAGTTTACCATTGACGGTAAGACCTACCACGTGGGCCTAAATAACAACGGCAACTCGCTGCACGGCGGCACCGTGGGCTTCAACCAGAAGGTGTGGACCGCCAAGCCCGGCACCTCGGCCGACGGCCAGACGCTCACGCTGACCTACCTCAGCAAGGATGGTGAGGAAGGCTACCCCGGCAACCTGCACGTGACGGTTACCTATACCCTCACCGATGCCAACGCCCTCAAAATCGACTACGCCGCCACCACCGACAAGGCGACGCCCGTTAACCTCACCAACCACGCCTACTTCAACCTGGCCCTGGGCCAGAGCAAGGACGTGCTAGCCCACCAGGTTACCATTCCGGCCGACCGCTACACCGTGGTCGATGACAAGCTCATTCCGACCGGCGAGCTGAAGCCGGTGAAGGGCACGCCCTTCGACTTCACCAGCCCCCACGCCATCGGCGAGCGCATTGCGCAGGTGCCCGGCGGCTACGACCACAACTGGGCGCTCAATAACACGACCGGCCAGCACAGCGCCGCCACCGTGTACGAGCCTACCACCGGCCGCACCCTGGAGGTAACCACCGACGAGCCGGGCGTGCAGTTCTACACCGGCAACTTCTTGGACGGCAGCCTCAAAGGCAAGGATGGCGTGGTCTATGGCAAGCACGCGGGCTTCTGCCTCGAAACGCAGCACTTCCCCGACTCGCCCAACCAGCCTAAGTTTCCGAGCACTATTCTGAAGCCGGGCGAAACCTACCACACTACCACCAGCTACACATTTGGGGTGCGGAAGTAA
- a CDS encoding L-ribulose-5-phosphate 4-epimerase, giving the protein MSQYQALKQACYEANMQLPALGLVLFTFGNASVVDREKSVFAIKPSGVPYATLKPEDIVIVDFDNNVVEGTKRPSSDTKTHALLFKQWTNIGGIVHTHSTYATAWAQAQLDIPILGTTHADHLTADVPCAPPMSDELIAGDYEHQTGWQIINEFAKRGLSPAEVEMILVGNHAPFTWGKTVEKAVYHSAVLEEVARLAYLTCTLKPGVARLKDALINKHYQRKHGAGSYYGQS; this is encoded by the coding sequence ATGAGCCAGTACCAAGCCCTGAAACAAGCCTGCTACGAGGCCAACATGCAGCTGCCCGCCCTCGGGCTGGTGCTCTTCACCTTCGGCAACGCGAGCGTGGTTGACCGCGAAAAGAGCGTGTTCGCCATTAAGCCTAGTGGCGTGCCCTACGCCACGTTGAAGCCGGAGGATATCGTGATTGTCGATTTCGATAACAACGTGGTAGAGGGCACCAAGCGCCCTAGCAGCGATACCAAAACCCACGCGCTGCTCTTCAAGCAGTGGACGAACATTGGCGGCATCGTGCACACGCACAGTACCTACGCTACGGCCTGGGCGCAGGCGCAACTCGATATTCCCATCCTGGGCACCACCCACGCCGACCACCTCACCGCCGACGTGCCCTGCGCCCCGCCCATGAGCGACGAGCTTATCGCCGGCGACTACGAACACCAGACCGGCTGGCAAATCATCAACGAGTTCGCGAAGCGCGGCCTCTCGCCGGCCGAAGTCGAGATGATACTCGTGGGCAACCACGCGCCCTTCACCTGGGGCAAAACCGTGGAGAAAGCCGTGTACCACAGCGCCGTGCTTGAAGAAGTGGCCCGGCTAGCCTACCTCACGTGCACCCTTAAGCCAGGGGTAGCGCGGCTCAAAGACGCGCTCATCAACAAGCATTACCAGCGCAAGCACGGCGCTGGCTCTTACTACGGGCAGTCGTAG
- the araA gene encoding L-arabinose isomerase — protein sequence MIDISHYEAWFITGSQHLYGPETLEQVAQHSQQIAQELGTKLPIKIVYKPVLTGPQEIYKLMQEANTTENCVGLIAWMHTFSPAKMWINGLKILQKPLAHLHTQYNRDIPWDAIDMDFMNTNQSAHGDREFGFIGSRMRLSRKVIVGHWQSADVQERLSIWSRVASAWADWQGARFVRFGDNMRYVAVTEGDKVEAEIKFGYEVNTYGIGDLVAEVNAVTDEQLAGLVATYEQEYDLADNLKEGGEKRESLRDAARIELGMRKFLTDRNAKGFTDTFEDLHGMKQLPGIATQRLMADGYGFGGEGDWKTAALVRALKVMGAGLPGGNSFMEDYTYHFAPGNEQVLGSHMLEICPSIAAGKVRAEIHPLGIGGKEDPVRLVFNCPAGPALNATIVDMGNRFRMIVNTVEAVAPEQDLPNLPVARVLWKVHPDMQTGLAAWILAGGAHHTGFSQNLTPEYLEDFAEMAGIEYLIIDEDTKLRTFKNELRFNEVAFKG from the coding sequence ATGATTGACATTTCGCACTACGAAGCCTGGTTCATCACCGGCAGCCAGCACCTCTACGGCCCCGAAACCCTGGAGCAAGTAGCCCAGCACTCGCAGCAGATTGCCCAGGAGCTGGGCACCAAGCTGCCCATCAAAATTGTGTACAAGCCGGTGCTCACCGGTCCGCAGGAGATTTACAAGCTCATGCAGGAGGCCAATACCACCGAGAATTGCGTGGGCCTGATTGCCTGGATGCACACCTTCTCGCCGGCCAAGATGTGGATTAACGGCCTGAAAATCCTGCAGAAGCCGCTAGCCCACCTGCACACGCAGTACAACCGCGATATTCCGTGGGATGCCATCGATATGGACTTTATGAACACCAACCAATCGGCGCACGGCGACCGCGAGTTTGGGTTCATCGGCTCGCGCATGCGCTTGAGTCGCAAGGTGATAGTAGGCCACTGGCAGAGCGCCGACGTGCAGGAGCGCCTCAGCATCTGGAGCCGCGTGGCCAGCGCCTGGGCCGACTGGCAGGGCGCCCGGTTCGTGCGCTTTGGCGACAATATGCGCTACGTGGCCGTAACTGAGGGCGACAAGGTAGAAGCCGAAATCAAGTTTGGCTACGAGGTAAATACCTACGGCATCGGCGATTTGGTGGCTGAAGTAAACGCCGTGACCGACGAGCAGCTTGCCGGCCTAGTGGCCACCTACGAGCAGGAATATGACCTAGCCGACAACCTGAAGGAGGGTGGCGAGAAGCGCGAAAGCCTGCGCGACGCGGCCCGCATCGAACTGGGGATGCGCAAGTTCCTGACCGACCGCAACGCCAAGGGCTTCACCGATACCTTCGAGGACTTGCACGGCATGAAGCAGCTGCCCGGCATCGCCACCCAGCGCCTGATGGCCGACGGCTACGGCTTCGGCGGCGAGGGTGACTGGAAGACCGCGGCCCTGGTGCGCGCCCTGAAGGTGATGGGCGCCGGCCTGCCCGGCGGCAACTCGTTTATGGAGGATTACACCTACCACTTCGCGCCCGGCAACGAGCAGGTGCTCGGCTCGCACATGCTCGAAATCTGCCCCAGCATCGCCGCAGGCAAGGTGCGCGCCGAGATTCACCCGCTAGGCATCGGCGGCAAGGAAGACCCGGTGCGCCTGGTATTCAACTGTCCCGCCGGCCCGGCCCTCAACGCGACCATCGTGGACATGGGCAACCGCTTCCGCATGATTGTGAACACCGTGGAGGCCGTGGCGCCCGAGCAAGACCTGCCCAACCTGCCCGTAGCCCGCGTGCTCTGGAAAGTGCACCCCGATATGCAAACCGGCCTGGCCGCCTGGATTCTGGCCGGCGGTGCCCACCACACCGGCTTTAGCCAAAACCTGACCCCGGAGTACCTCGAAGACTTCGCCGAGATGGCCGGTATCGAATACCTCATCATTGACGAGGATACCAAGCTGCGCACGTTTAAAAATGAGCTGCGCTTTAATGAGGTAGCTTTTAAGGGCTAG
- a CDS encoding alpha-L-arabinofuranosidase C-terminal domain-containing protein, translating to MLIISRLPSLATGLTLLGTLAASAQSAAPASLTVQVNKPGAAVNKNMYGLFFEDINFAADGGLYPELVKNKSFEINPGLIGWKALGGGFNLDAYAVRNEQGISQNNTHYLRLTTRSGGTGEAGIENEGFRGMGVKAGEGYNLSFYARRGPGGIAGLTAVLVGEKGEVLAQAPVTGFSDSWQKYTAVLKPTSTHNKAHLKLVVNGQGTVDLDVVSLFPQDTWNKRPNGLRTDLVQLLKDMKPGFLRFPGGCIVEGRTLSERYQWKETIGDVASRTPLINRWNMEFKHRSTPDYYQSFGLGFFEYFQLSEDIGAEPLPILNVGMACQFNSGELAPMGSASTKGGPNAPAATTGDPSLDIFIQDALDLIEFANGPASSAWGAKRVAMGHPAPFNLKMIGIGNEQWGPQYLERYEPFAKAVKARYPKIDIVSSAGPSPDGDLFDKASQRLGELKAEYVDEHYYALPQWFREHADRYDKYARTGPKIFAGEYAAQSVAIGSPENRNTWDCAISEAAFMTGLERNADVVGMASYAPLFANVDAWQWTPDMIWFDNLNSYGSPSYYVQKLYALNKGTRVLPVTMPAGAKNGADNLFASAVADEPTGEVVVKLVNYSGSPRPVSISLAGAKGLAKTGRAQTMASTDLQTQNSLAEPKKLAPQESTFAVKGSTLTYTLAPNSFTVLRVAGKK from the coding sequence ATGCTTATCATTTCCCGCCTCCCCAGCCTGGCCACCGGCCTCACGCTGCTGGGTACCCTAGCGGCCAGCGCGCAGTCGGCGGCCCCGGCTAGCCTCACCGTGCAGGTAAACAAGCCCGGCGCGGCCGTTAATAAGAACATGTACGGCCTGTTTTTCGAGGACATCAACTTCGCGGCCGACGGGGGCCTGTACCCCGAGCTGGTCAAGAACAAGTCATTTGAAATCAACCCCGGCCTCATCGGCTGGAAGGCGCTGGGTGGCGGCTTCAACCTCGACGCCTACGCCGTGCGCAATGAGCAAGGAATCAGCCAGAACAATACGCACTACCTGCGCCTGACCACCCGCAGCGGCGGCACCGGCGAGGCGGGCATCGAGAATGAAGGCTTCCGCGGCATGGGCGTGAAGGCGGGCGAGGGCTACAACCTCTCGTTCTATGCCCGGCGCGGGCCGGGCGGCATCGCCGGCCTCACGGCGGTGCTGGTGGGCGAGAAGGGCGAGGTGCTGGCCCAGGCGCCCGTCACCGGCTTCAGTGATAGCTGGCAGAAGTACACGGCCGTGCTCAAGCCCACTAGCACCCACAACAAGGCCCACCTCAAGCTGGTCGTGAACGGCCAGGGGACGGTAGACCTCGACGTGGTGTCGCTCTTCCCGCAGGACACTTGGAACAAGCGCCCCAACGGCCTGCGCACCGACCTGGTGCAGCTGCTCAAGGACATGAAGCCGGGCTTCCTGCGTTTTCCCGGCGGCTGCATCGTGGAGGGCCGCACCCTCTCGGAGCGCTACCAGTGGAAGGAAACCATCGGCGACGTGGCCAGCCGCACGCCGCTCATCAACCGCTGGAACATGGAGTTCAAGCATCGCTCGACGCCTGATTATTACCAGTCGTTCGGGCTGGGCTTCTTTGAGTATTTCCAGTTGTCGGAAGACATCGGCGCCGAGCCGCTGCCTATCCTGAACGTGGGCATGGCCTGCCAGTTCAACTCGGGCGAGCTAGCCCCGATGGGCAGCGCCAGCACCAAGGGCGGCCCTAACGCGCCCGCCGCCACTACCGGCGACCCGTCGCTCGATATTTTCATCCAGGATGCGCTCGACCTCATCGAGTTTGCCAACGGCCCGGCTAGCTCTGCCTGGGGCGCCAAGCGCGTGGCGATGGGCCACCCGGCGCCCTTCAACCTCAAGATGATTGGCATCGGTAACGAGCAGTGGGGCCCGCAGTACCTGGAGCGCTACGAGCCGTTTGCCAAGGCCGTGAAGGCCAGGTACCCGAAGATTGACATCGTGAGCAGCGCGGGCCCCAGCCCCGACGGCGACCTCTTCGACAAAGCTAGCCAGCGCCTCGGCGAGCTCAAGGCCGAGTACGTGGATGAGCACTACTACGCCCTGCCGCAGTGGTTCCGGGAGCACGCCGACCGCTACGACAAGTACGCCCGCACCGGCCCCAAAATCTTCGCCGGCGAGTACGCCGCCCAGAGCGTGGCCATCGGCAGCCCCGAGAACAGGAATACCTGGGACTGCGCCATCTCGGAGGCCGCGTTTATGACCGGCCTGGAGCGCAACGCCGACGTGGTGGGCATGGCCAGCTATGCCCCGCTCTTCGCCAACGTGGACGCCTGGCAGTGGACGCCCGACATGATTTGGTTTGATAACCTGAACTCCTACGGCTCGCCGAGCTACTACGTGCAGAAGCTCTACGCCCTCAACAAGGGCACCCGCGTGCTGCCCGTGACCATGCCCGCCGGCGCCAAAAACGGCGCCGACAACCTCTTTGCCAGCGCCGTGGCCGACGAGCCCACCGGCGAGGTGGTGGTGAAGCTGGTGAACTACTCCGGCAGCCCGCGCCCGGTCAGTATCAGCCTGGCCGGCGCCAAGGGCCTGGCCAAAACCGGTCGCGCCCAGACCATGGCCAGCACCGACCTGCAAACCCAGAACAGCCTAGCCGAGCCCAAAAAGCTCGCCCCGCAGGAATCGACCTTCGCCGTGAAGGGCAGCACGCTGACCTACACGCTAGCCCCCAATTCCTTCACGGTGCTGCGCGTAGCCGGCAAGAAGTAG
- a CDS encoding family 43 glycosylhydrolase — MNVSTHALVRPLRAWASRLLWLALAIFSGHAALALQGFPGAHDPSTIVKRNGVYHVWTTGDQIYHLTSTDLINWQPAATVFAAGTWPGWVGTYVPGFAGNFWAPECVYLNGKYYMYYSCSLGGRQCAIGLATSPDLTNWTDQGMVVYSDNTSPWGSIDPAVFTDAQGKLWMVFGSHLSGNWLVQLDPATGKRIDATIKNIAGSTPWCENEASYVMQHGGYYYLFYNKGICCAGVTSTYYVQMGRATSPAGPYLDKNGVDLLQGGGTDFLVGKDNYIGPGQVGLFVENSVNYLTYHYYNGNANGAPTLGIGSLSWDAAGWPAVTQDWLAAGTYTLTNQNSRLLWAAAACTTTAGQALVPSAATGQACQQWKLTPQGSGVYKLANVAASLNADVAGCAEAAGTPLGLQADSPLNCQKFRVERAADGSYALAAIYGNRVVEVPNASMTAGQPLGLWDYNGCNCQHWLIQAVGTITATATAQNPEIQLFPNPARGGNFSLKLPAGAAAMVSVADLSGRVVYQQALPAAGAHDLNTNLAAGAYLVQISTAGATTTRKLVVL, encoded by the coding sequence ATGAACGTTTCTACTCATGCATTAGTCCGCCCGCTCCGGGCCTGGGCTAGCCGCCTGCTCTGGCTGGCGCTGGCCATTTTTTCGGGCCATGCGGCGCTGGCCCTGCAGGGCTTCCCCGGCGCGCACGACCCTTCGACCATCGTGAAGCGCAACGGGGTGTACCACGTCTGGACCACCGGCGACCAGATTTACCACCTGACCTCGACCGACCTCATCAACTGGCAGCCAGCGGCTACCGTGTTTGCGGCCGGCACCTGGCCGGGCTGGGTGGGCACCTACGTGCCGGGCTTTGCGGGCAACTTCTGGGCACCCGAGTGCGTGTATCTGAATGGGAAATACTATATGTATTACTCGTGCTCGCTGGGCGGGCGGCAGTGTGCTATCGGGCTGGCCACCAGCCCCGACCTTACGAACTGGACCGACCAGGGCATGGTGGTGTACTCCGATAATACTTCGCCCTGGGGCAGCATCGACCCGGCCGTGTTTACCGATGCGCAGGGTAAGCTATGGATGGTGTTTGGCTCGCACCTGAGCGGCAACTGGCTCGTGCAGCTCGACCCCGCCACTGGCAAGCGGATTGATGCCACCATCAAAAACATTGCGGGCAGCACGCCGTGGTGCGAAAACGAGGCGTCCTACGTGATGCAGCACGGCGGCTACTACTACCTGTTTTATAATAAAGGTATTTGCTGCGCGGGCGTCACGAGCACCTACTACGTGCAGATGGGCCGCGCTACCAGCCCCGCAGGGCCGTACCTGGACAAAAACGGCGTGGATTTGCTGCAGGGTGGCGGCACCGATTTTTTGGTAGGTAAAGACAACTACATCGGCCCCGGCCAGGTGGGGCTGTTTGTCGAAAATAGCGTAAACTACCTCACCTACCACTACTACAACGGCAACGCCAACGGTGCGCCCACCCTGGGCATCGGCAGCCTGAGCTGGGATGCGGCCGGCTGGCCCGCCGTGACGCAGGACTGGCTAGCCGCCGGCACCTACACCCTCACCAACCAGAATAGCCGCCTGCTGTGGGCCGCCGCCGCTTGCACCACCACCGCCGGCCAGGCCCTCGTGCCGAGCGCCGCCACCGGCCAGGCCTGCCAGCAGTGGAAGCTTACGCCCCAGGGCAGCGGCGTGTATAAGCTCGCCAATGTAGCCGCCAGCCTCAATGCCGACGTGGCCGGCTGCGCCGAGGCCGCCGGCACGCCGCTGGGCCTGCAAGCCGATTCGCCGCTCAACTGCCAGAAATTCAGGGTGGAGCGCGCTGCCGATGGCAGCTACGCGCTAGCCGCTATCTACGGCAACCGGGTGGTGGAAGTGCCCAATGCCTCGATGACGGCCGGCCAGCCGCTGGGCCTGTGGGACTACAACGGCTGCAACTGCCAGCACTGGCTTATCCAGGCCGTGGGCACAATCACGGCCACCGCTACTGCGCAAAACCCCGAGATTCAGCTCTTTCCCAACCCGGCGCGGGGCGGTAATTTTTCGCTTAAGCTGCCGGCCGGGGCCGCTGCCATGGTCAGCGTGGCCGACCTGAGTGGCCGCGTGGTATATCAGCAGGCGCTGCCTGCCGCCGGCGCGCACGACCTCAACACCAACCTGGCCGCTGGCGCCTACCTGGTGCAGATTAGCACCGCCGGGGCCACTACCACCCGCAAGCTGGTGGTGCTTTAA